In the genome of Phragmitibacter flavus, the window GCAGGGCGTGGTGAGTGCGGTCAAGTTCAGCGATTTGCCGCGGTATCCGAGTGTGACCCGGGATGTGGCGTTGGAGGTGGCGGCGGATCTTCCGCATGCGACGGTGGCGGCATTTTTTGAAAAACAGAAGGAGCCTTTGTTGATGGGAGCGGAGCTGTTTGATGTTTTTGTGGATGCCTCAGGTGAAAGACTGGCGCATGACAAAAAATCCATCGCATGGCGCTTGACCTATCGTTCTTCTGAGCGGACGCTAGCCACGAAAGAGGTGGACGAAACCCATCAGCGAGTGCTCAAAGCATTGGTTGGCACGGTCCCGGCTACCATCCGTTAATATCTTTCGTGGCTCTTTGAAATTTTCTATTTTTCTGGTAGCAGAATCGAATTTCCTGCGGTGTTCGTTGTTGCAGTTGCACATGGCCCGAACCGATATTTGAAAGCACCGGAAGCTGCGCACCGGGAGCAGATGCCACGCCTTTATTGGACGGCAGACGCACCCGTAAGCGGGCTTCCACCCTGTCGCTCTCCTGGGAACGGCAGCCAGCTTCTGAAACGACACAGGTGGGATTCCAACCGCTCCGCACGTTGAGCTTGCTCCGGCGGAGCGGTTATTTTTTATGCGGATAGGAGTGCGGACATTCCTGTCCGTCTTTTTGTTGAAACGGACAGGAATGTCCGCACTCCTACTGGCTTATCGAGTCCAGCGGGTGTCGCCGTTGATGACGACGGCTTGATCTTCCCAAGCGATGTTTTGAAGGTGCTGGAGATCGTCGAGGCGGAGGCGGTTGAGTTCGTGGCCGTCTTTGGTTTGCAGGACGATGTGAGCTGATAAGGCCTGGCCGTTGCCGAAGACTTTGGGGGCGGTGTAGATGACGATTTTGTGTAGCTGATTGGGAGCCCAGTTGATGCCGACTTGTTGGGCGTTTTGTCTTTCGAGGATGGGTGGAAGATAAAGCGCGGTGAGCAGGACAAGGATCAGCAGGGCCCAACGTGCCATGCGACGGCGGCTGAACCAGGTGGCTTTCTCTTTTTTAGTCGGCGGTGTGGGCATGTTTTCCAAATCAATGCTTACGTTACGTGTGCAACGTGAGTTCGGCTGATTGATTGGAGGCTGCCTTCGTTAGAATTTGAGGAGCTTGCGGAGCTCGGCACCGATGCTGGCGGCGGTGGGTCGATGCGCCTTCCACAGGTTGGGGTGGTAGGGGATCGGGGTGTCTTTGGCGTTAAGGCGCTGAGGCGGAGCGTCGAGGAGATGGAAACCGTCGGCCACGACGCGGGCGATGACTTCAGCAGTGACGCCGCCCCAAGGGAAACTTTCGCCGACGCAGAGGAGTCGACCGGTGCGGGCGACGGAGGCGAGGATGGTGTCGGTATCGATGGGTTTGACGCTGCGCAGGTCGACGACTTCGATTTGGTAGCCATCCTGTTGGAGTTCGTCGGCAGCACGGATGGATTCGTGCACCATGGCCGAGTAGGCGACGACGGTGGCGTGCCGACCCGGGCGGGCGATGCGCGCTTTGCCGATGGGCAGCGTGGCGTCGGGAAGGCTGTCGGCTTTGAGGTGATAGTAGAGGAACTTGTGCTCGCAGAAGATGACGGGGTCATCGAGGTCGATGGCGGCGAGGAGCATGTGATAGGCGTCCTCGACGGTGGCGGGGGTGAGGATGATCAGGCCGGGGTAGTGGGCGTAGATGCTTTCCATGCTCTGGCTGTGGAAAGGACCGGAGCCGGCGGTGCCGCCACTGGGCAGGCGGATGACGATGGGGCAGGGAACGTTGGTGCGCCAGAACTGGGTGGCGGCCTGGTTGACGATCTGGTTGAAACCGACGCTGCTGAAGTCGGCAAACTGCATCTCGATGATGGGTCGCGAGCCTTCGATGGCGGCTCCGATGGCGGTGCCGACCATGGCATCTTCGCTGATGGGCGCATCAATGACGCGACCGGGGAATTCGCTGTCGAGATGTTTGGTGGCTTTGAAGGCACCACCGAATTTGC includes:
- a CDS encoding alpha-ketoacid dehydrogenase subunit beta — its product is MSLTYLEAIREAQYEALRRDPRVFIYGQDIGKFGGAFKATKHLDSEFPGRVIDAPISEDAMVGTAIGAAIEGSRPIIEMQFADFSSVGFNQIVNQAATQFWRTNVPCPIVIRLPSGGTAGSGPFHSQSMESIYAHYPGLIILTPATVEDAYHMLLAAIDLDDPVIFCEHKFLYYHLKADSLPDATLPIGKARIARPGRHATVVAYSAMVHESIRAADELQQDGYQIEVVDLRSVKPIDTDTILASVARTGRLLCVGESFPWGGVTAEVIARVVADGFHLLDAPPQRLNAKDTPIPYHPNLWKAHRPTAASIGAELRKLLKF